A window from Gossypium raimondii isolate GPD5lz chromosome 7, ASM2569854v1, whole genome shotgun sequence encodes these proteins:
- the LOC105804208 gene encoding transcription factor IBH1 produces the protein MNNPHHLNPTSLKSRFTTRFLRALTKIRAQKPISSSSPTEIFRRYRRIKAAADKSMAYSVRSRRIWSRAMLWKLRSRSYRRQDPCSGRRSGKTNQAIMKKSSNENTTTRREDGVGFVEEADELRQLVPGGETMNLCNLLDETAHYIKCLTTQVQVMKKIADFYSF, from the coding sequence ATGAATAACCCTCACCATCTGAACCCTACTTCTCTAAAATCCAGGTTCACCACGAGGTTCCTCCGGGCCCTGACTAAAATCCGTGCTCAAAAACCTATCTCCTCATCTTCTCCCACAGAGATCTTCCGACGGTATCGAAGGATCAAGGCTGCAGCTGACAAGTCCATGGCTTACTCCGTTAGGTCGAGGAGAATTTGGAGTAGGGCAATGCTTTGGAAGCTTCGAAGCCGATCTTATCGTCGTCAAGACCCTTGTTCAGGCAGAAGATCTGGGAAGACTAATCAAGCCATCATGAAAAAATCAAGTAACGAGAATACTACAACAAGAAGGGAAGATGGGGTTGGGTTTGTTGAAGAGGCAGATGAACTAAGACAGCTTGTTCCAGGTGGTGAAACCATGAATTTATGCAACTTGTTGGATGAGACTGcacattacataaagtgtcTTACCACCCAGGTACAGGTGATGAAAAAAATTGCAGATTTCTACTCTTTCTga
- the LOC105804201 gene encoding probable sodium/metabolite cotransporter BASS3, chloroplastic, whose amino-acid sequence MISLTPYLSLPTTSAFTSKAKKLSISPKPATSPVCCSYSRYGLKLSGRKGYCEITKSTRGGLFVFACSTTPYVRRVGSRRLSFGSNAGGGATQVSKKVDLSQVLSAMLPFVVAITAVAALVQPSTFTWVSKDLYAPALGGIMLSIGIRLSFDDFTLAFKRPLPLSVGFIAQYLLKPALGVLVAKAFCLSPTFYAGFILTSCVAGAQLSSYASFLSKGDVAVSILLTGFTTIASVIVTPLLTGLLIGSVVPVDAVAMSKSILQVVLVPITIGLVLNTYAKPVVTILQPVMPFVAMICTSLCIGSPLALNRSQILSKEGLQLVLPVLTFHAVAFAVGYWISKVPAFRQREEVSRTVSLCTGMQSSTMAGLLATQFLGSSSQAVPPACSVVAMAIMGLSLASFWGNGFRIRDLPSQLIPHTGSAFQAQ is encoded by the exons ATGATCTCACTTACTCCCTATCTTTCTCTCCCCACCACAAGCGCCTTCACTTCGAAAGCCAAGAAGCTCTCGATCTCTCCCAAACCGGCGACGTCGCCAGTTTGTTGTTCTTATTCGAGATATGGATTGAAGCTGAGTGGGAGGAAGGGTTACTGTGAAATTACTAAAAGTACTAGAGGAGGGTTGTTTGTATTTGCCTGTTCGACGACGCCGTATGTCCGGAGAGTTGGGTCGCGGAGACTTTCGTTTGGGAGTAACGCAGGTGGTGGCGCTACCCAAGTATCTAAGAAGGTTGATTTGTCTCAGGTTTTGTCAGCAATGCTTCCTTTTGTTGTCGCTATTACCGCTGTTGCTGCTCTTGTTCAACCTTCCACTTTCACCTG GGTATCTAAGGACTTGTATGCTCCTGCACTTGGTGGGATCATGTTGTCCATTGGAATTAGACTTTCATTTGATGATTTCACACTTGCATTCAAAAG ACCTTTACCGCTATCTGTTGGATTTATTGCACAGTATTTGCTCAAACCGGCACTTGGGGTTTTAGTTGCAAAGGCATTTTGTTTGTCTCCGACATTCTATGCAGGATTTATCCTCACATCTTGTGTTGCAGGGGCTCAACTGTCTAGCTATGCTAGCTTTTTGAGCAAAGGAGATGTGGCAGTGAGTATACTTCTCACTGGCTTTACCACCATTGCATCAGTGATAGTCACCCCTCTTTTAACCGGCCTTCTCATAGGGTCTGTCGTTCCGGTTGATGCTGTTGCTATGTCGAAGTCGATTTTACAG GTTGTTCTTGTTCCTATCACTATTGGGCTTGTGCTCAATACCTATGCAAAACCAGTCGTCACTATCCTTCAACCTGTGATGCCCTTTGTTGCTATGATCTGTACTTCCTTGTGCATTGGTAGCCCTCTTGCATTGAATAGGAGTCAAATTTTATCTAAAGAGGGTCTTCAGTTGGTTCTTCCTGTTTTGACATTTCATGCTGTGGCATTTGCTGTGGGATATTGGATCTCAAAAGTTCCTGCTTTCAG ACAAAGAGAAGAAGTTAGTCGGACGGTTTCATTGTGCACTGGAATGCAAAGCTCCACCATGGCAGGTCTCCTTGCAACCCAGTTTCTCGGGAGCAGTAGTCAAGCAGTTCCACCTGCATGCTCTGTCGTCGCCATGGCTATTATGGGTCTTTCTCTTGCCTCTTTCTGGGGCAATGGTTTCCGTATTAGAGACCTACCATCtcaactcatccctcacactGGCTCTGCTTTCCAGGCTCAATGA